The following are encoded together in the Bradyrhizobium sp. CCGUVB1N3 genome:
- a CDS encoding alkyl/aryl-sulfatase, producing the protein MTEIAGSEPKDATSSVITQHEAMLSALPFSDTRDFEDAARGFLGTIENARINHPQGRTVWSLEPYGFLSTEQAPPTVNPSLWRQSRLNMHHGLFEVVPGVYQVRGLDVANMTLIEGDSGVIVVDTLTSIEGARAALDLYFSHRGARPVAAVIFTHTHTDHWGGARGVLEEDALTTDRVPIIAPNLFMEHAVSENIIAGPAMLRRAQYQFGPFLAKGPRGQVDCGLGKSMAAGSVALLRPTDLIVATGDTRVIDGVEFEFQMAPNSEAPAEMHFFIPRYKVLNLAENCTHNFHNLLPFRGADVRDALAWSKYLNEALSLWGGKAEAMCGQHHWPVWGRERIDTMIRQQRDLYKFAHDQTIRLMNHGLTASEIAETIKLPQSLEGAWHGRGYYGHIRHNVKAIYQKYLGWYDANPVNLDPLPPVESGKKYVEYMGGADAILARARKDFDKGEFRFVAQALSHLVFAEPDRVAARGLLADTLEQLGYAAESATWRNAYLFGAQELRQGMPKTPPRPPMPRETLAALRTSQLWDVLGIRLNGPKAEGKHIVLNWSFTDTGETFVLNLENSALTYTEGAQSEKADASFTLARATLDEVIAKLATFPEAVAAGKIKLSGNALRLAELMALMDEFPRMFEIVEPKRAAVT; encoded by the coding sequence ATGACCGAGATCGCCGGCAGCGAGCCGAAAGATGCAACGTCGTCCGTCATCACGCAGCACGAGGCGATGCTGAGCGCGCTGCCGTTTTCCGACACGCGGGATTTCGAGGACGCCGCGCGTGGCTTCCTCGGCACGATCGAGAATGCCAGAATCAACCATCCACAAGGACGGACGGTCTGGAGCCTCGAGCCCTACGGTTTCCTGTCGACCGAACAGGCGCCGCCGACGGTCAATCCGAGCCTGTGGCGCCAGTCGCGCCTCAACATGCATCACGGCCTGTTCGAGGTGGTGCCCGGCGTCTACCAGGTGCGCGGGCTGGACGTCGCCAACATGACGCTGATCGAAGGCGACAGCGGCGTCATCGTGGTCGACACCCTGACCTCGATCGAGGGTGCCCGCGCCGCGCTCGATCTCTATTTCAGCCATCGCGGCGCGCGGCCGGTCGCGGCCGTCATCTTCACCCACACCCACACCGATCACTGGGGCGGTGCACGCGGCGTTCTGGAGGAGGACGCGCTCACCACGGACCGTGTGCCGATCATCGCGCCCAACCTGTTCATGGAGCATGCGGTCTCCGAGAACATCATCGCGGGACCGGCGATGCTGCGCCGGGCGCAATATCAGTTCGGCCCGTTCCTCGCCAAGGGGCCGCGGGGGCAGGTCGATTGCGGCCTCGGCAAGTCGATGGCGGCGGGTTCCGTGGCGCTGCTGCGTCCGACCGACCTGATCGTCGCGACCGGCGACACGCGCGTGATCGACGGCGTCGAATTCGAATTCCAGATGGCGCCCAATAGCGAGGCGCCGGCGGAAATGCACTTCTTCATCCCGCGCTACAAGGTTTTGAACCTCGCCGAGAACTGCACGCATAATTTCCACAATCTGCTGCCGTTCCGCGGCGCCGACGTGCGCGATGCGCTGGCCTGGTCGAAATACCTGAACGAGGCGCTGTCCCTATGGGGCGGCAAGGCGGAGGCGATGTGCGGCCAGCATCACTGGCCGGTGTGGGGTCGCGAGCGTATCGACACCATGATCCGCCAGCAGCGCGACCTCTATAAGTTCGCGCATGACCAGACAATCCGCCTGATGAATCACGGCCTCACCGCAAGCGAGATCGCCGAGACGATCAAGCTGCCGCAAAGTCTGGAAGGCGCCTGGCACGGCCGCGGCTATTACGGCCATATCCGTCACAATGTGAAGGCGATCTACCAGAAATATCTCGGCTGGTACGATGCGAACCCCGTCAATCTCGATCCGCTGCCGCCGGTCGAATCCGGCAAGAAGTACGTCGAGTATATGGGCGGTGCGGACGCGATCCTCGCGCGGGCGCGCAAGGATTTCGACAAGGGTGAATTCCGCTTCGTGGCGCAGGCGCTGAGCCATCTCGTCTTCGCCGAGCCGGATCGTGTGGCGGCACGTGGTCTGCTCGCCGACACGTTGGAGCAGCTCGGCTATGCCGCTGAAAGCGCGACCTGGCGCAACGCCTATCTGTTCGGCGCTCAGGAATTGCGCCAGGGCATGCCGAAGACGCCGCCACGTCCGCCGATGCCGCGCGAGACGCTGGCCGCGCTTCGCACATCGCAGCTCTGGGACGTGCTCGGTATCCGTCTCAACGGCCCGAAGGCGGAGGGCAAGCACATCGTGCTGAACTGGAGCTTCACCGACACCGGCGAGACCTTCGTCCTGAATCTTGAGAATTCCGCGCTCACTTACACCGAAGGCGCGCAGTCGGAAAAAGCCGACGCCAGTTTCACGCTCGCCCGCGCCACGCTCGACGAGGTGATCGCGAAGCTCGCGACCTTCCCGGAGGCGGTTGCCGCCGGCAAGATCAAGCTGTCGGGCAATGCGCTGCGCCTCGCCGAGCTGATGGCCCTGATGGACGAATTCCCGCGCATGTTCGAGATCGTCGAGCCGAAGCGGGCGGCGGTGACGTAG
- a CDS encoding TRAP transporter large permease: MRAATVFALLIALMLTGIPVSIALGLTVMTFLFTLTTVPIEAVSMKLFTGIESFEIMAIPFFILAGNFLTHGGVARRMINFATSLIGHWHGGLGLAGIVACAMFALVCGSSVATVAAIGAIVLPEMVRHGYPMRFGAGIITVAGSLGILMLPSIPKIVYAVSTNTSIGALFVAGLLPGMMLTTMLCIVTWWLAKKRDYPRLPKASWGETVRTFRESIWGLMLVVIIIGGIYSGLFTATEAAAMAAVYSFFISVFVYRAIGMKDVPRVLLRAANTSAMLLYIVTNAVLFSFVLSNENLPATLADWIAAQNLGWVGFLLVVNVLLLLAGNFMEPNSIILIMAPILAPAAKKLGIDLVHFGIVIDVNMEVGLCHPPVGLNLYVASMIARMRITELAVAVMPWLLTMLGFLVIVTYWPELTLFLPRVLGMH; the protein is encoded by the coding sequence ATGCGCGCCGCGACCGTGTTTGCGCTGCTGATCGCGCTGATGCTGACGGGCATCCCGGTCTCGATCGCGCTCGGCCTCACCGTGATGACGTTCCTGTTCACGCTGACGACGGTGCCGATCGAAGCGGTCTCGATGAAGCTCTTCACGGGCATCGAGAGTTTCGAGATCATGGCGATCCCGTTCTTCATCCTCGCCGGCAATTTCCTCACCCATGGCGGCGTCGCGCGGCGCATGATCAATTTCGCGACCTCGCTGATCGGCCACTGGCACGGCGGCCTCGGGCTTGCCGGCATCGTCGCCTGCGCGATGTTCGCGCTGGTGTGCGGTTCGAGCGTCGCCACGGTGGCCGCGATCGGCGCCATCGTGCTGCCCGAGATGGTCCGCCACGGCTATCCCATGCGCTTCGGCGCCGGCATCATCACGGTCGCCGGCTCGCTCGGCATCCTGATGCTGCCCTCGATCCCGAAGATCGTCTACGCGGTCTCGACCAACACCTCGATCGGTGCGCTGTTCGTCGCGGGCCTGTTGCCAGGCATGATGCTGACCACGATGCTGTGCATCGTGACCTGGTGGCTTGCGAAGAAGCGCGACTATCCGCGCCTGCCGAAGGCGAGCTGGGGCGAGACGGTACGCACGTTCCGCGAGAGCATCTGGGGCCTGATGCTGGTCGTCATCATCATCGGCGGCATCTATAGCGGCCTGTTCACCGCGACCGAGGCGGCCGCGATGGCCGCGGTCTATTCCTTCTTCATCTCGGTCTTCGTCTACCGGGCGATCGGGATGAAGGATGTGCCGCGCGTGCTGCTCCGCGCCGCCAACACCAGCGCGATGCTGCTCTACATCGTCACCAATGCGGTGCTATTCTCCTTCGTGCTCTCCAACGAGAATCTGCCGGCGACGCTCGCCGACTGGATCGCGGCGCAGAATCTCGGCTGGGTCGGCTTCCTTCTGGTCGTCAACGTGCTGTTGCTGCTCGCCGGTAATTTCATGGAGCCGAACTCGATCATCCTGATCATGGCGCCGATCCTCGCTCCGGCGGCGAAGAAGCTCGGCATCGACCTCGTGCATTTTGGCATTGTCATCGACGTCAACATGGAGGTCGGCCTCTGCCATCCGCCTGTGGGGTTGAATCTCTACGTCGCCTCGATGATCGCGCGAATGCGCATCACCGAGCTCGCGGTCGCCGTGATGCCGTGGCTGCTCACCATGCTCGGCTTCCTCGTCATCGTGACCTACTGGCCAGAGCTGACGTTGTTCCTGCCGCGGGTGCTCGGGATGCACTAA
- a CDS encoding DctP family TRAP transporter solute-binding subunit, which yields MRKLLLAAAAAALVSTLLLVPAAVQAQSPIVIKFSHVVANDTPKGKGALKFKEFAEKYTDGKVKIEVYPNSSLYKDKEEIEALQLGSVQMLAPSTAKFAPLGVKEFEALDLPWLFKDDETYAAAMKGTVGKWLFQKLEAKGITGLAYWDNGFHMVSSSRPLMKPADFQGLKFRISGSKVADQYFRLVGSIPQIMAFSEVYQALQTGVVDGCENTASNYLTQKFYEVQKDITVSYHAHLQYAVIVNSKFWAGLPPDIRTQLEKAMAEATDYTNSIARQENEDALAEIKKSGKTTLHYLSDADRKAWQEAMQPTYKWAKGRVGQEVLDLVAKELDVKMN from the coding sequence ATGCGCAAATTGCTGCTTGCGGCTGCTGCGGCCGCGCTCGTCTCCACGCTCTTATTGGTGCCTGCCGCCGTCCAGGCCCAGAGCCCGATCGTCATCAAGTTCAGCCACGTCGTCGCCAATGACACACCCAAGGGCAAGGGCGCGCTCAAGTTCAAGGAGTTCGCCGAGAAATACACCGACGGCAAGGTCAAGATCGAGGTCTATCCGAACTCCTCGCTCTACAAGGACAAGGAGGAGATAGAGGCGCTCCAGCTCGGTTCGGTGCAGATGCTCGCGCCCTCGACCGCGAAATTCGCGCCGCTCGGGGTGAAGGAGTTCGAGGCGCTCGACCTGCCCTGGTTGTTCAAGGACGACGAGACCTACGCCGCTGCGATGAAGGGCACCGTCGGCAAGTGGCTGTTCCAGAAACTGGAGGCAAAAGGCATCACGGGTCTGGCCTATTGGGACAACGGCTTCCACATGGTCTCCTCCAGCCGTCCGCTGATGAAGCCCGCCGACTTCCAGGGGCTGAAGTTCCGCATCTCCGGCTCGAAAGTCGCCGACCAGTATTTCCGCCTCGTCGGCTCGATCCCGCAGATCATGGCGTTCTCCGAAGTCTATCAGGCCTTGCAGACCGGTGTCGTCGACGGCTGCGAGAACACGGCCTCGAACTACCTGACGCAGAAGTTCTACGAGGTGCAGAAGGACATCACCGTGTCCTATCACGCGCATCTGCAATACGCCGTGATCGTCAATTCGAAATTCTGGGCCGGCCTGCCGCCGGATATCCGTACCCAGCTCGAGAAGGCGATGGCGGAGGCGACCGACTACACCAATTCGATCGCGCGCCAGGAGAACGAGGACGCGCTCGCTGAGATCAAGAAGTCGGGCAAGACCACGCTGCACTATCTCTCCGATGCCGACCGCAAGGCGTGGCAGGAGGCGATGCAGCCGACGTATAAATGGGCCAAGGGCCGGGTCGGGCAGGAGGTGCTCGATCTCGTCGCCAAGGAACTCGACGTCAAGATGAACTGA
- a CDS encoding methyltransferase domain-containing protein, with the protein MVWDPQQYLKFSGHRLRPAVDLLMRIPDFAVSDIADLGAGAGNVTKLIKERWPNAAVTGVEGSAEMVAAGRKAAPEVEWSHEDLGHWRPAKQYDLIYSNAALHWLPNHAALFPSVMEKVRPGGMLAVQMPRNFTAPSHVLIGETALNGPWRAKVEHLVTPPPVEGPAFYHDLLAPLSQNIDIWETEYLQVLEGENPVKEWTKGTWLTRYLDVLQGEEKAAFEAAYGMRVAKAYPKNAAGQTLFPFRRLFMIAQRKG; encoded by the coding sequence ATGGTGTGGGATCCGCAGCAATATCTGAAATTCTCCGGCCACCGCTTGAGGCCGGCAGTCGATCTCCTGATGCGGATTCCGGATTTTGCCGTCTCTGATATCGCCGATCTCGGTGCCGGTGCCGGCAACGTCACAAAACTGATCAAGGAGCGCTGGCCGAATGCGGCCGTCACTGGCGTCGAGGGCTCCGCCGAGATGGTCGCCGCAGGCCGCAAGGCGGCGCCGGAGGTGGAATGGTCACATGAGGATCTCGGCCATTGGCGCCCGGCCAAGCAATATGACCTGATCTATTCCAATGCCGCACTGCACTGGCTGCCCAATCATGCGGCACTCTTCCCCTCGGTGATGGAGAAGGTGAGGCCCGGCGGCATGCTCGCGGTGCAGATGCCGCGCAATTTCACCGCGCCCTCGCATGTCCTGATCGGCGAGACCGCGCTGAACGGCCCCTGGCGGGCCAAGGTCGAGCACCTCGTCACCCCGCCGCCGGTCGAAGGGCCGGCCTTCTATCACGATCTCCTTGCGCCGCTCTCGCAGAACATCGACATCTGGGAGACCGAATATCTCCAGGTCCTGGAAGGCGAGAATCCCGTCAAGGAATGGACCAAGGGCACCTGGCTGACACGCTATCTCGACGTCTTGCAGGGCGAGGAGAAGGCCGCCTTCGAGGCCGCCTATGGGATGCGCGTCGCAAAAGCCTATCCGAAGAATGCCGCGGGGCAGACGCTGTTCCCGTTCCGGCGGCTGTTCATGATCGCTCAGCGCAAGGGTTAA
- a CDS encoding SDR family NAD(P)-dependent oxidoreductase: MDLGLKSKTAIVTGASIGIGRAIAKGLATEGVRVVAVARRKDLLDQLVQETGAGLITPFEQDVMAPDAAERLAAFALKELGHVDILVNNAGGSRPLPVDAPDSKWDEAIALNFTSYRRIAHALLPQMMERNWGRIINITGKSEPEGLNAAFAAKAAVHAWAKGLSREIGKHGITINCIPPGRIMSEQIRRNYPADYRERFAEEEIPVGYWGEPEDLAALAVFLASPVARYITGTVIPVDGGLRRYQF, translated from the coding sequence ATGGACCTCGGGCTCAAGTCGAAAACCGCAATCGTCACCGGGGCGAGCATCGGCATCGGCCGCGCCATCGCCAAGGGCCTTGCCACCGAAGGCGTGCGCGTCGTGGCGGTGGCGCGGCGCAAGGACCTGCTCGACCAGCTCGTGCAGGAGACAGGCGCGGGACTGATCACGCCGTTCGAGCAGGACGTCATGGCACCGGATGCCGCCGAGCGGCTGGCCGCCTTTGCGCTGAAGGAGCTCGGCCACGTCGACATCCTCGTCAACAATGCCGGCGGCAGCCGTCCGCTGCCGGTCGATGCGCCCGACAGCAAGTGGGACGAGGCGATTGCGCTGAATTTCACCAGCTACCGCCGCATCGCGCATGCGCTCTTGCCGCAGATGATGGAGCGCAACTGGGGCCGCATCATCAACATCACCGGCAAGTCCGAGCCGGAAGGGCTGAACGCCGCCTTCGCGGCGAAGGCCGCCGTGCACGCCTGGGCCAAGGGCCTGTCGCGCGAGATCGGCAAGCACGGCATCACCATCAACTGCATCCCGCCCGGCCGCATCATGAGCGAGCAGATCCGCCGCAACTATCCGGCTGATTATCGCGAGCGCTTTGCCGAGGAAGAAATCCCGGTCGGCTATTGGGGCGAGCCGGAGGACCTCGCGGCCCTCGCCGTATTCCTGGCCTCGCCGGTCGCGCGCTACATCACGGGCACGGTGATCCCGGTGGATGGGGGCTTGCGGCGGTATCAGTTCTGA
- a CDS encoding helix-turn-helix domain-containing protein codes for MLTSSGDPIVSSDLPDTIRRTEEAREPGLSLTERAERDLIARTLRSCSGNVTATASALGLAKSTVYAKLHRYNIRFDPGSAGPAR; via the coding sequence ATGCTGACCAGTAGCGGCGACCCGATCGTGTCGTCGGATTTGCCTGATACCATCCGGCGCACAGAAGAAGCGCGCGAACCGGGCCTGTCTCTGACCGAGAGAGCCGAACGTGACCTGATAGCGCGTACGCTGCGGTCGTGCAGCGGCAACGTGACGGCGACCGCGTCCGCGCTCGGTCTCGCCAAAAGCACCGTCTATGCGAAGCTGCATCGCTACAACATCCGCTTCGACCCGGGCTCCGCAGGCCCTGCGCGTTGA
- a CDS encoding sigma-54-dependent Fis family transcriptional regulator: protein MGQTPEEAFANPGIERDVLTSWEHFLSGTGAGGQVVRPAINDSWRRSRKSAVDYRRSQAPMPMNDERLRRLLDKRTRLVHAGASTMALARDYMRETGTVMVLTDVDGIVLRLEGDTRIALRNAVEKTHLLPGSTWSEATCGTNAIGTALETGQAIQVHATEHFCSGIQRWTCSASIIRDPIDGAVIGAIDISGLSDSYGRQALALAISAAARIEAQLLQMELDARYRLLDQCFWMLPPSDRHHAVLFDSAGRPFKANGEMAQILRDLGAPHSQSNFPLLGSGDDRPWCNSRPAWIKEEWLRPVAYQGEHLGTVMMAPKPAVSSRSVLPPVQADARAFTNIIHTDPKMHAVVEKCRRVGTTSAPVLLLGETGVGKEVFAQAIHSASPRRSGPLVVVNCGSVSRELLASELFGYVDGAFTGARRGGMSGKIEAASRGTLFLDEIGELPLDLQPMLLRALENGEISRVGETVARKVDFRLVAATNRDLQAEVDAQRFRKDLYYRLAVVPVVIPPLRERCDDIPLLVDHFVAQAKSRYGLADRRLRRRCSSACAAMTGPATSANCATSSRV, encoded by the coding sequence TTGGGTCAGACGCCAGAGGAAGCTTTTGCGAATCCAGGTATTGAGCGCGACGTCCTGACAAGCTGGGAGCACTTCCTGTCCGGGACCGGCGCTGGCGGGCAGGTCGTTCGACCCGCGATCAACGATTCCTGGCGGCGGAGCCGGAAGTCGGCCGTCGACTACCGGCGCAGCCAGGCTCCGATGCCGATGAATGACGAGCGGCTGCGGCGCCTGCTCGACAAGCGCACCCGCCTGGTCCATGCCGGCGCGTCGACGATGGCACTTGCGCGCGACTACATGCGGGAAACCGGCACGGTGATGGTGCTGACCGATGTCGATGGCATCGTTTTGCGCCTGGAAGGCGATACCAGGATCGCCTTGCGCAATGCGGTGGAGAAGACCCACCTGTTGCCCGGCAGCACCTGGAGCGAAGCGACCTGCGGCACCAACGCAATCGGCACGGCGCTGGAAACTGGTCAGGCCATCCAGGTGCATGCCACCGAACATTTCTGCTCAGGGATCCAGCGCTGGACCTGCTCGGCCTCCATCATCCGCGATCCCATCGATGGCGCCGTGATCGGAGCCATCGATATTTCCGGGCTGTCCGATTCCTACGGACGGCAGGCACTCGCATTGGCGATTTCTGCGGCCGCGCGCATCGAGGCCCAGCTGCTCCAGATGGAGCTGGACGCCCGTTACAGGCTTCTCGACCAATGCTTTTGGATGCTGCCTCCTTCGGACCGCCATCACGCCGTGCTGTTCGACAGTGCCGGGCGGCCCTTCAAGGCGAACGGCGAAATGGCGCAGATCTTACGCGACCTCGGCGCGCCGCACAGCCAGTCGAATTTTCCGCTCCTTGGGAGCGGCGACGATCGGCCTTGGTGCAATTCGCGCCCAGCCTGGATCAAGGAGGAATGGCTGAGACCGGTGGCGTATCAGGGCGAACATCTGGGAACCGTCATGATGGCGCCGAAGCCAGCGGTTTCGAGTAGATCCGTTTTGCCGCCCGTCCAAGCTGATGCCAGGGCTTTCACCAACATCATCCATACAGACCCCAAGATGCACGCCGTCGTCGAAAAATGCCGTCGTGTCGGCACGACCTCGGCTCCTGTCCTGCTGCTTGGCGAGACCGGTGTCGGCAAGGAGGTTTTCGCTCAAGCCATTCATTCTGCTTCCCCGCGCCGAAGCGGTCCGTTGGTCGTCGTGAACTGCGGCTCCGTCTCGCGCGAGCTGCTGGCGAGCGAACTCTTCGGCTATGTCGACGGCGCGTTCACTGGCGCGCGGCGCGGCGGCATGTCCGGAAAGATCGAGGCTGCGTCCCGCGGCACGCTGTTCCTCGACGAAATCGGCGAATTGCCGCTCGATCTCCAGCCCATGTTGCTGCGGGCTCTGGAGAATGGCGAGATCAGCAGGGTCGGCGAGACCGTGGCGCGCAAGGTGGACTTCCGTCTCGTCGCCGCGACCAACCGCGATCTGCAAGCCGAGGTGGACGCACAGCGCTTCCGCAAGGATCTGTATTACCGGCTGGCCGTCGTGCCCGTCGTCATACCGCCGCTGCGGGAGCGCTGCGACGACATTCCGCTGCTGGTCGATCATTTCGTCGCCCAGGCAAAGTCTCGCTACGGCCTTGCCGACCGCCGTTTGCGCCGGAGGTGCTCGAGTGCCTGCGCCGCTATGACTGGCCCGGCAACGTCCGCGAACTGCGCAACCTCATCGAGAGTGTGA
- a CDS encoding IS5 family transposase translates to MRGSDERSGSLFSYVDLEARVRVDHPLRAIRDLANAALGDLSGEFGKLYTDFGRPSIAPEKLLRAMLLQAFYGVRSERHLMERMEFDLLFRWFVGLGVDDAVWDHSTFSKNRDRLLEGEIAAKFLNALLAQPKVKRLLSSDHFSVDGTLIEAWASIKSFRRKDGSDKDQDGPGRNAERSFHKEKRSNETHESTTDPEARLYKKGDGQPAKLCYMGHALMENRNGLAVLGGVSQATGTAEREIALAMIDRRGCAKRVTLGADKAYDVTQFVHDLRDRSVTPHIAINGHLSKTGKRRKTAVDARTTRHDGYDISQRCRKRIEEVFGWIKSSAGLAKVKLRGRDRVDAVFVLALAAYNLIRLPKLLAAPA, encoded by the coding sequence ATGCGGGGAAGTGACGAACGGTCTGGCTCGCTGTTCAGTTATGTTGACCTGGAGGCTCGGGTTCGCGTCGACCACCCGCTGCGGGCGATCAGGGATCTGGCAAATGCGGCGCTGGGCGATCTTTCTGGGGAGTTTGGCAAGCTCTACACGGACTTCGGTCGGCCCTCGATCGCACCGGAGAAACTGCTTCGGGCGATGCTCCTACAGGCGTTCTATGGGGTTCGCTCGGAAAGGCATCTGATGGAACGGATGGAGTTCGATCTTCTGTTCCGCTGGTTCGTCGGGCTTGGGGTGGACGATGCGGTTTGGGACCATTCAACCTTCTCGAAGAACCGCGACCGGCTGCTTGAAGGTGAGATTGCGGCCAAGTTCTTGAACGCGCTTTTGGCGCAGCCGAAGGTGAAGCGTCTTTTGTCGAGCGATCACTTCTCGGTGGACGGCACGCTCATTGAAGCCTGGGCTTCGATCAAGAGCTTCCGGAGGAAGGATGGCAGCGACAAAGATCAGGACGGTCCGGGACGCAATGCCGAGCGCAGCTTCCACAAGGAGAAGCGATCCAACGAGACCCATGAGAGCACGACCGATCCTGAGGCCAGGCTCTATAAAAAGGGCGACGGCCAGCCGGCCAAACTCTGCTATATGGGCCATGCGCTGATGGAGAACCGCAATGGTTTGGCGGTTTTAGGTGGAGTGAGCCAAGCTACTGGCACCGCCGAACGAGAGATTGCGCTTGCCATGATCGACAGGCGCGGGTGTGCGAAGCGGGTCACTCTGGGGGCGGACAAAGCCTACGACGTCACGCAGTTCGTGCATGACCTGAGAGATAGATCGGTTACTCCGCATATCGCGATCAATGGACATCTGAGTAAGACCGGCAAGCGGCGCAAGACGGCGGTCGACGCGCGTACCACGCGTCACGACGGCTATGACATCAGCCAACGCTGCCGCAAACGCATCGAAGAAGTCTTCGGCTGGATCAAGAGTTCCGCTGGCCTGGCCAAGGTCAAGCTGCGAGGCCGCGACCGGGTGGATGCCGTCTTCGTCCTGGCGCTTGCGGCCTATAATCTGATCCGGCTGCCCAAGCTTCTGGCGGCACCGGCATGA
- a CDS encoding serine hydrolase, with amino-acid sequence MCREFAVDADAILNETVTTGPGVPGVVAMVTDRNGNIYEGAAGKRRADKPEAMTTDTSFAIFSTTKAITGTAALQLIEEGRLDLDAPAKRYAPDIGKLQVIDGFDAKGQPRLRPPKRDVTTRMLLLHTGGFGYDFFNENYLRLATDHGQPSVITSSKAAIMTPLLFDPGSKWEYGTNIDWVGQVVEGITGKRLGEVFAERIFKPLGMANTTFEINDVMRSKLAGMHARNADGSLTPMDFELPAKPEVHMGGHGLYSTVGDYMRFIRMWLNDGNGPHGRVLRAETVTMAEKNHLGDLKVKALPGVIKSLSNDAEFFPGQSKSWSFTFMVNDEEAPTGRPAGALGWAGLANLFYWIDRQNGVGGYWATQILPFGDPASFTGYMRFETAFYNTLHRRKAA; translated from the coding sequence ATGTGCAGAGAATTTGCTGTAGACGCCGACGCAATCCTCAATGAGACCGTCACGACGGGGCCGGGTGTCCCGGGCGTCGTCGCCATGGTGACGGATCGCAACGGCAATATCTACGAAGGTGCCGCAGGCAAGCGTCGGGCCGACAAGCCTGAGGCGATGACGACGGATACGAGCTTTGCGATCTTCTCGACCACCAAGGCGATCACCGGCACCGCCGCTCTTCAACTGATCGAAGAGGGCCGGCTTGACCTCGATGCTCCCGCGAAGAGATATGCGCCCGACATCGGCAAGCTGCAGGTGATCGACGGCTTCGACGCCAAGGGCCAGCCCAGGCTTCGCCCGCCGAAACGCGACGTGACCACGCGCATGCTGCTGCTGCACACCGGCGGATTCGGCTACGACTTCTTCAACGAGAACTATCTGCGCCTGGCGACCGACCACGGACAGCCGAGCGTGATCACCTCGTCCAAGGCCGCGATCATGACGCCGCTTCTTTTCGATCCCGGCTCAAAGTGGGAATATGGAACGAACATCGATTGGGTAGGGCAGGTCGTCGAGGGCATTACCGGCAAGCGGCTCGGCGAGGTCTTCGCCGAGCGTATCTTCAAGCCGCTCGGAATGGCGAACACGACGTTCGAGATCAATGATGTGATGCGCAGCAAGCTCGCCGGCATGCATGCCCGCAACGCCGACGGCTCGCTCACGCCGATGGACTTTGAACTGCCGGCGAAGCCCGAGGTCCATATGGGCGGGCACGGCCTCTACAGTACGGTCGGCGACTACATGCGCTTCATTCGGATGTGGTTGAACGACGGGAACGGCCCGCACGGCCGGGTGCTTAGAGCGGAGACCGTGACGATGGCGGAAAAGAACCATCTCGGCGATCTCAAGGTCAAGGCGCTGCCGGGGGTGATCAAGTCGCTCTCCAACGATGCCGAGTTCTTCCCGGGCCAGTCGAAATCCTGGTCGTTCACGTTCATGGTCAACGACGAGGAGGCCCCGACGGGCCGGCCGGCCGGCGCGCTCGGCTGGGCTGGCTTAGCGAACCTGTTCTACTGGATCGACCGGCAGAACGGCGTCGGCGGCTACTGGGCGACCCAGATTCTGCCGTTTGGCGATCCGGCTTCGTTCACCGGGTATATGCGCTTCGAGACGGCCTTCTATAACACCCTGCACCGGCGCAAGGCAGCCTGA